From Butyricimonas paravirosa, one genomic window encodes:
- a CDS encoding sensor histidine kinase, which produces MVTQIVVYLSLLLQIVAMGFAISLFKRTKFNAAWILISTGFFLMAIYRAIELVPSMHRGESEELYQTKVWLSFVISLAFAIGTFYIRKVFQFLRRLDGIRSETEKRVLSAVIRTEEQERQRFAKELHDGLGPLLSVIKMLLSGFEEKNSSEVNDKIKGNLKQAVDEAITSVREISANISPHILNNFGLKDATESFIRKLRPAEGISINFKTNIDNRRFIYNVEVIMYRVICELINNTLRHANASKISIDLQLQGDVLYLEYEDNGMGFDVKQAESDGGMGLSNMQYRLNSGNGDIKISSESGRGMIARAFIKCK; this is translated from the coding sequence GTGGTTACACAAATAGTTGTATATTTGTCTTTGTTGTTACAGATCGTTGCGATGGGATTTGCGATTAGTTTGTTTAAGCGGACGAAGTTCAATGCTGCTTGGATTTTGATTTCAACAGGCTTTTTTTTGATGGCGATTTACCGGGCGATAGAATTGGTTCCCTCGATGCACCGGGGAGAGTCGGAAGAGTTGTACCAGACGAAAGTGTGGTTGTCATTTGTTATTTCGCTGGCCTTTGCTATCGGGACATTTTATATACGGAAGGTATTCCAGTTTTTACGTCGGCTGGATGGTATACGGAGTGAGACGGAAAAGCGGGTACTGTCGGCTGTTATCCGCACGGAGGAACAGGAGCGGCAGCGTTTTGCCAAGGAGTTGCATGACGGGCTAGGGCCTTTATTAAGTGTTATAAAGATGTTGCTTTCCGGTTTCGAGGAAAAGAACTCGTCGGAGGTAAACGACAAAATCAAAGGGAACTTGAAACAGGCTGTTGACGAGGCTATCACGAGCGTGCGAGAGATTTCAGCTAATATCAGTCCTCATATATTGAATAATTTCGGTTTAAAGGATGCCACGGAATCATTTATTCGAAAATTGCGTCCGGCTGAAGGTATTAGTATTAATTTTAAAACAAATATTGATAATCGTCGTTTTATATATAACGTGGAAGTAATCATGTACCGGGTGATTTGCGAGTTGATCAATAACACGTTGCGACATGCTAATGCCAGTAAAATCAGTATTGACCTACAGTTGCAGGGGGATGTTTTGTACTTGGAATACGAGGATAACGGCATGGGGTTTGACGTGAAACAAGCTGAAAGTGATGGCGGGATGGGATTGAGCAACATGCAGTACCGATTGAATTCGGGAAATGGGGATATCAAGATTTCCAGCGAGTCAGGACGGGGAATGATTGCGAGAGCTTTTATAAAGTGTAAGTAA
- a CDS encoding BamA/TamA family outer membrane protein, whose product MRFLSMRVAYKISFIFFIFFIFYSCSPTKYVGKDEYLLDRVKVKVDDYKLNRSDLKRNIRQKPNTRILGVARFHLGLYNLSGRNEKKKFNQWLRRIGEAPVIYDPFMTQRSASQIELYLHNKGFYSAEVSDTIFYKKRKAFVEYHVKVGPVTRIQEVRFDDKEGGRVNQIAEESGLMANFRRDTVNTLLEKDAPLDLDVLDDERERITKMLREKGYFNFSKNFIQFFADTTSAVKENMAKVFVRVVENAVDSNAYRRYFVRNISVNFDYDPMLTAEQVDSTYNTLYYNGYNILYKDKLKIKPKMIIETIQLQQMELYDARRVIDTYVRLQALNLFKMVNIDFKEVESDGDVKALDCVIQLSPVKRQSYNVFLEGTHNSGNMGVGGNFTYNHRNVFRAGENISASIWGSLRKEQVNGEGKIFNTSEIGAELKLVTPQFWMPFFKMKDFRRNYAPKTSISFSYSYEYTPYYTRSIANARFGYLWRKANKKWRYNFDLIDLNYVLMKDVDQNFIDGLKNEYIKNAYTDHMILSAVFSATYTDQQVNVKTANYSYFRVNTETSGNFLSVIDGIAGSKSSASGTLNEKYYKIFGVRYAQFVKADAEYRYNWYINRANSLVGRLFVGCGYPYGNMKVLPFEEAYYGGGANDIRAWQARTLGPGSYLATEKYPNSVGDFKLAGNIEYRFKLIWLLEGALFVDAGNVWNINPKENRSGAKLNYNFFNQIAIGTGAGLRLNANFFLLRFDLGIKVKDPSMPVGNRFVLFDSRGGFKRSVFNVAIGYPF is encoded by the coding sequence TGGATGATTATAAGCTTAATCGGTCTGATTTGAAACGAAATATCCGACAAAAACCGAATACCCGGATTTTGGGGGTTGCCCGTTTTCATCTGGGATTATATAATTTAAGCGGGAGGAATGAAAAAAAGAAATTTAACCAATGGTTACGACGTATCGGGGAGGCTCCCGTTATTTACGATCCTTTCATGACGCAACGAAGTGCCAGCCAGATTGAATTGTATCTCCATAATAAAGGGTTTTATAGTGCGGAAGTATCAGATACGATCTTTTATAAGAAAAGGAAGGCGTTTGTGGAATACCACGTGAAAGTGGGACCTGTTACCCGGATTCAGGAAGTGCGATTTGATGATAAGGAGGGGGGACGGGTAAACCAGATCGCCGAGGAAAGCGGGTTGATGGCCAATTTTCGACGGGATACGGTGAATACTCTTTTGGAGAAAGACGCTCCATTGGATCTTGACGTTCTGGATGACGAACGGGAACGAATCACGAAAATGCTCCGGGAAAAAGGGTATTTCAATTTTTCAAAGAATTTTATCCAGTTTTTTGCCGATACAACAAGTGCGGTTAAAGAAAATATGGCCAAAGTTTTCGTACGGGTGGTAGAGAATGCCGTGGATAGCAACGCTTACAGGCGTTATTTCGTGCGGAACATCAGCGTGAATTTTGATTACGACCCGATGCTGACTGCAGAACAGGTGGATTCTACGTATAATACGTTGTATTACAATGGTTATAATATCTTGTACAAGGATAAGCTAAAGATAAAGCCTAAAATGATTATAGAAACCATCCAGTTGCAGCAGATGGAATTGTACGATGCCCGGCGGGTGATAGATACTTACGTGCGATTGCAGGCGCTGAATCTTTTCAAGATGGTGAATATCGATTTTAAAGAGGTGGAGTCGGATGGAGACGTGAAAGCTTTGGACTGCGTGATCCAGTTATCGCCCGTGAAGAGGCAATCCTATAACGTGTTCTTGGAGGGGACGCATAATTCGGGCAACATGGGAGTGGGAGGTAATTTTACCTATAACCATCGTAACGTGTTCCGTGCGGGGGAGAATATTTCGGCCAGTATTTGGGGAAGTTTGCGGAAAGAGCAGGTCAATGGAGAGGGAAAAATATTTAATACCTCGGAAATCGGAGCTGAATTGAAACTCGTGACCCCGCAGTTTTGGATGCCGTTTTTCAAGATGAAAGATTTCCGGCGGAATTATGCCCCGAAGACTTCGATTTCTTTTTCGTATAGTTATGAATATACCCCGTATTATACCCGTTCGATTGCTAATGCCCGTTTCGGTTATTTATGGCGGAAAGCGAACAAAAAGTGGAGGTATAATTTTGATTTGATAGATTTGAACTATGTGTTGATGAAGGATGTGGACCAGAATTTTATCGATGGTTTGAAAAATGAGTATATCAAAAATGCCTACACGGACCATATGATCCTTTCTGCCGTTTTCTCTGCCACTTACACGGATCAGCAGGTGAACGTGAAAACTGCGAATTATAGTTATTTCAGGGTAAACACGGAGACTTCGGGAAATTTTCTTTCCGTTATAGACGGGATTGCCGGAAGTAAAAGTTCTGCGAGTGGAACGTTAAATGAAAAGTATTACAAAATCTTCGGGGTTAGGTACGCGCAATTTGTGAAAGCAGATGCCGAATACCGTTATAACTGGTATATCAACCGGGCGAATTCACTCGTGGGACGTCTTTTCGTGGGGTGTGGTTACCCGTATGGAAACATGAAGGTATTGCCTTTTGAGGAGGCGTATTACGGGGGTGGGGCAAACGACATCCGGGCTTGGCAGGCTAGGACATTAGGTCCCGGTTCTTATCTGGCCACGGAGAAATACCCGAATAGCGTGGGGGATTTCAAATTGGCGGGAAATATTGAATACCGTTTCAAGTTGATTTGGTTGTTGGAGGGAGCGTTGTTCGTGGATGCCGGAAACGTGTGGAATATTAACCCGAAAGAAAATCGTTCCGGGGCAAAACTGAATTATAATTTCTTTAACCAGATTGCTATCGGTACGGGGGCGGGTCTGAGGTTGAACGCTAATTTCTTTTTGTTACGTTTTGATTTGGGAATCAAGGTGAAAGATCCTTCCATGCCCGTGGGAAATCGTTTCGTATTGTTTGATTCGCGTGGAGGATTCAAGCGGTCCGTGTTTAACGTGGCGATCGGGTACCCGTTCTAG
- a CDS encoding DUF6146 family protein: protein MMRIFGLLLVLALFFSCASQKEVAQNKKGRCAIKDSAQYELIVFDSGFDFWLTSHQSMASQHSESYYQSMNHQYAIEWNRRYAAGDPRINSYIDYSLNRDYGFDFNYKLYMYFRFFEDTNRIKLIPGNRNL, encoded by the coding sequence ATGATGAGAATATTCGGTTTACTCCTTGTACTTGCCCTATTTTTCTCCTGTGCATCTCAAAAAGAGGTAGCCCAAAATAAAAAGGGGCGTTGCGCTATCAAAGATTCAGCGCAATATGAATTGATCGTTTTTGATTCGGGATTCGATTTTTGGTTGACAAGTCACCAGAGCATGGCCAGTCAGCACTCAGAAAGTTATTATCAAAGTATGAATCACCAGTATGCTATCGAATGGAACAGAAGGTATGCTGCCGGAGATCCGAGAATCAACAGTTACATCGATTACAGCTTGAACAGAGATTACGGGTTTGATTTTAATTACAAACTCTACATGTATTTCAGGTTCTTCGAAGACACAAACAGGATAAAACTAATCCCAGGAAACAGAAACCTTTAA
- a CDS encoding RidA family protein, with translation MKKVINAPKAPKAIGPYSQAIEANGTLYISGQLPIDVNTGKFVEGGVKEQTEQCLKNIGYILEEAGYTFDNVVKSTCLLGDMSYFADMNEIYAKYYKTDCPARAAFAVKALPMGAMVEIETIAVK, from the coding sequence ATGAAAAAAGTAATCAACGCACCGAAAGCACCGAAAGCCATCGGTCCTTACAGTCAAGCAATTGAAGCAAACGGAACGCTTTACATCAGTGGTCAACTTCCTATTGACGTGAATACCGGAAAATTCGTTGAAGGTGGAGTAAAAGAACAAACAGAACAATGTTTGAAAAACATCGGTTACATCCTGGAAGAAGCCGGATATACTTTTGACAACGTGGTTAAATCAACTTGCCTGTTGGGAGATATGTCTTATTTCGCTGATATGAACGAAATCTATGCTAAATATTACAAGACAGATTGTCCTGCCCGTGCAGCTTTTGCCGTAAAAGCTCTCCCGATGGGTGCTATGGTTGAAATTGAAACCATCGCTGTAAAATAA
- a CDS encoding ferritin-like domain-containing protein produces the protein MDKRIEYAVNELINAELWSANLYLSLQVYFEEQQLAELASWVNLQSQDNMSRICRMIESIYRSKGSVLIREMKRDAWDWNNTLHALNELIKHEKYMAEQIEILLVLTENVDVAFHAFVREIYLQKRFTSRIFIELLHIFTQEKRWRLPLNIDLNNRENES, from the coding sequence ATGGATAAGCGAATAGAATATGCCGTGAATGAGTTAATAAATGCGGAGTTATGGTCTGCGAACTTGTATTTGTCGTTACAAGTTTATTTCGAAGAACAACAACTGGCAGAACTGGCTTCTTGGGTAAATTTGCAATCTCAGGATAATATGAGTAGGATTTGTCGGATGATTGAATCTATTTATCGTTCTAAGGGAAGTGTTCTGATTCGGGAAATGAAACGGGATGCATGGGATTGGAATAATACGTTACATGCCTTAAACGAATTGATCAAACATGAAAAATATATGGCAGAGCAGATTGAAATACTTTTGGTGCTTACCGAGAATGTTGACGTAGCTTTTCATGCTTTTGTCCGTGAAATATATTTGCAGAAGAGATTTACTTCTAGGATTTTTATAGAGTTACTTCATATTTTCACCCAAGAGAAGAGATGGAGATTACCCTTGAATATTGACTTGAATAATCGAGAAAATGAGAGTTAG
- the rbr gene encoding rubrerythrin — MSIKGTKTEQNLLKSFAGESQARSRYTFFASVAKKEGFEQIAGVFMETAEQEKEHAKRFFKFLEGGMVEITASYPAGVIGTTAENLKAAAEGENEEWADLYPEFAKVAEEEGFTAIAAVFRNIAKVEAEHEARYRTLLARVEAGKVFERDEVILWQCRNCGFVYEGKTAPKACPACAHPQAYFEEKKNNY; from the coding sequence ATGAGCATTAAAGGAACAAAAACAGAACAAAACTTATTGAAATCATTTGCCGGTGAATCACAGGCCAGAAGTCGTTATACTTTTTTCGCTAGTGTAGCTAAAAAAGAAGGATTCGAACAAATCGCGGGAGTATTCATGGAAACTGCCGAACAGGAAAAAGAACACGCCAAGAGATTCTTCAAATTCTTGGAAGGCGGAATGGTTGAAATCACCGCATCTTACCCCGCAGGTGTAATCGGAACGACAGCAGAAAATCTGAAAGCTGCCGCAGAAGGAGAAAACGAAGAATGGGCAGACCTCTATCCGGAATTTGCTAAAGTTGCAGAAGAAGAAGGATTTACCGCCATCGCAGCCGTGTTCCGTAACATTGCAAAAGTGGAAGCTGAACACGAGGCTCGTTACAGAACGCTTTTAGCTCGCGTGGAAGCCGGTAAAGTATTCGAAAGAGACGAAGTGATCCTGTGGCAATGCCGTAACTGCGGTTTCGTTTACGAAGGCAAAACAGCCCCGAAAGCGTGTCCCGCTTGCGCTCACCCTCAAGCATATTTCGAAGAAAAGAAAAACAATTACTAA
- a CDS encoding response regulator transcription factor, translating to MDKLRIYLVDDHKLFREGLKLLLSTQDFVRHIYEASNGREFVENLSFVDCDVVLMDIEMPEMNGIDATIEAMKMKPNLKIIVLSMYGDEQYYYKMIDAGAKGFLLKNSGIDKVVTAIQKVAEGESFFSEELLVNILNNMRDNKSETPETVDNDISERELEILYHVCKGLSNQEIADELFISKRTVDKHRANLLSKTGCRNTAALVMYAIKNNIIEI from the coding sequence ATGGATAAATTGAGAATATATCTGGTTGATGACCACAAGTTGTTCCGGGAGGGATTGAAGTTATTGCTTTCAACTCAGGATTTCGTTCGACATATCTACGAGGCCTCGAACGGGAGGGAGTTTGTTGAGAATTTGTCGTTTGTTGATTGTGATGTCGTGCTGATGGATATAGAGATGCCGGAGATGAATGGTATTGATGCCACGATCGAGGCGATGAAAATGAAACCCAATTTGAAGATTATAGTTCTTTCCATGTACGGGGACGAGCAGTATTATTACAAGATGATTGATGCGGGTGCGAAGGGATTCTTGTTGAAGAATTCGGGAATTGATAAGGTGGTAACGGCTATTCAGAAGGTGGCGGAAGGGGAGAGTTTCTTTTCGGAAGAGTTATTGGTGAATATATTGAATAATATGCGTGACAACAAAAGCGAAACACCGGAAACTGTGGATAATGATATTTCGGAACGAGAGCTGGAAATTTTGTATCACGTGTGTAAAGGATTGTCAAATCAGGAGATTGCGGACGAATTGTTTATCAGTAAACGTACGGTAGACAAGCATCGGGCAAATCTGCTCAGTAAGACGGGATGTCGGAATACGGCGGCATTGGTGATGTACGCGATTAAAAATAATATTATAGAGATATAG
- a CDS encoding nucleotidyltransferase family protein, which produces MNGMIFAAGLGTRLRPLTNDRPKALVELKGKTLLERVIERMREVQVERLVINIHHFADQVEHFLKEKGDFGMDIVLSDERDELLDTGGGVLKARELFIPGKPVLIHNVDILTDLDLKALVRQHESREAYATLVVQQAVADRVLKFNHGVLKGWENKRTGEQKIVDEGFYGATEFNYCGIQILSPEYLKHIIHQGVFSIIDEHLAQAREHPIELFRHDGRCLDLGTPEAIKEASNFRFSDL; this is translated from the coding sequence ATGAATGGGATGATTTTTGCAGCCGGTTTAGGTACCCGGTTGCGGCCGTTGACAAACGATCGCCCGAAAGCTTTGGTGGAGTTGAAAGGAAAGACTCTGTTGGAGCGGGTGATCGAGAGAATGAGAGAAGTGCAGGTGGAGCGGTTAGTGATTAATATTCATCATTTTGCCGATCAGGTAGAACACTTTCTGAAAGAGAAAGGAGATTTCGGTATGGACATCGTTTTGTCCGATGAACGAGATGAGTTACTGGATACGGGAGGAGGGGTTTTGAAGGCCCGGGAATTATTTATTCCGGGGAAACCCGTGCTTATTCATAATGTGGATATTTTAACGGACTTGGATTTGAAGGCGCTCGTTCGTCAGCATGAATCACGTGAGGCATACGCCACGTTGGTCGTGCAACAGGCAGTTGCAGATCGGGTATTGAAGTTTAATCATGGTGTTTTGAAAGGTTGGGAGAACAAGCGAACCGGGGAGCAGAAGATCGTGGACGAAGGCTTTTACGGGGCCACGGAGTTCAATTACTGCGGGATCCAGATTCTTAGCCCGGAATATTTAAAGCATATCATTCATCAGGGAGTATTCTCTATCATCGACGAGCATCTGGCGCAGGCAAGAGAACATCCTATCGAGCTTTTTCGGCACGATGGCCGATGTCTCGACTTGGGTACCCCGGAGGCCATAAAAGAAGCGAGTAATTTTAGATTTAGTGATTTATGA